A genome region from Alistipes dispar includes the following:
- a CDS encoding LTA synthase family protein: protein MRRLLHTPAGMLLRRIALLYAVLMLCRAAFWAYNAAQLGALPQTGLRQLLGGALLFDTASVVYADGLFVLLSLLPLHLRERRWYRNLLFGYYVAVNSLFVVAANLADAVYFRYTQKRFTADEIFFADNDNSLQLVGKFMAENWYLVLAWLALTALLAWGYGRRVREESLLRRGWLYYAGGTAILLLAAGLCIGGARGGFTRMTRPITLSNATLYASDNAQANLILSNPFCILRTVGSAGGVGYRKFFPPEELGRWFTPVHMPADSAAVDLSGRNVMVFIMESMSAEHSAHLRPDLYADRPEKGFTPFLDSLMRNGLCFRRMYANGTRSIQAMPSVLGSIPSFRTPFVLMPQSLGASRQLPAILADKGYSTVFFCGSEHGSMGFGAYARSAGIERLVSREDYEARHGKGDFDGYWGIWDEEFLQFAGEELASLHEPFFASLFTLSSHHPFVVPERYAATLPKGYTRIHRGVAYDDMAFRRFFERFGGEAWFRRTIFVFVADHVSSEKFAPDTREYPGNMHIIGFLYTPDGALRGEVDDIVQQLDIMPTLLGLTGNDAPYFAFGRDVLNEPGRPRWSVSYDGRFRALTDRGIVSFDDTDDRQTQGPPVSAADSLPGRFRALVQQYYTRIEQKDYTVHD, encoded by the coding sequence ATGCGACGCCTGCTCCACACCCCGGCGGGTATGCTTCTGCGGCGCATCGCCCTGCTCTACGCCGTGCTGATGCTCTGCCGCGCGGCGTTCTGGGCCTACAACGCCGCCCAGCTCGGCGCCCTTCCGCAGACCGGGCTGCGGCAGCTCCTCGGCGGGGCGCTGCTCTTCGACACGGCCTCGGTGGTCTATGCCGACGGGCTGTTCGTCCTGCTGTCGCTCCTGCCCCTGCACCTGCGGGAACGGCGCTGGTACCGCAACCTGCTCTTCGGCTATTACGTCGCGGTAAACAGCCTGTTCGTCGTGGCCGCGAACCTCGCCGATGCGGTCTATTTCCGCTACACGCAGAAACGCTTCACGGCCGACGAGATCTTCTTCGCCGACAACGACAATTCGCTGCAACTCGTCGGGAAGTTCATGGCCGAGAACTGGTATCTGGTGCTGGCGTGGCTCGCGCTGACGGCGCTGCTGGCGTGGGGCTACGGACGCCGCGTCCGCGAGGAGAGCCTCCTGCGCCGCGGCTGGCTCTACTACGCGGGCGGCACGGCGATCCTCCTGCTCGCCGCCGGCCTCTGCATCGGAGGCGCACGCGGCGGATTTACCCGCATGACGCGCCCGATCACCCTCTCGAACGCCACGCTCTACGCTTCGGACAATGCGCAGGCGAACCTCATCCTGAGCAACCCCTTCTGCATCCTCCGCACCGTGGGCAGCGCGGGCGGCGTCGGCTACCGCAAATTCTTCCCGCCCGAAGAGCTCGGACGGTGGTTCACCCCCGTACACATGCCCGCCGACTCGGCGGCGGTCGATCTTTCGGGGCGCAACGTCATGGTTTTCATCATGGAGAGCATGTCGGCCGAACACTCGGCCCACCTGCGCCCCGACCTCTATGCCGACCGGCCCGAGAAAGGATTCACGCCGTTCCTCGATTCGCTGATGCGCAACGGACTCTGCTTCCGACGCATGTACGCCAACGGCACGCGGTCGATCCAGGCCATGCCCTCGGTGCTGGGCAGCATCCCGTCGTTCCGCACCCCCTTCGTGCTGATGCCGCAATCGCTCGGCGCGAGCCGCCAGCTCCCCGCGATCCTTGCGGACAAAGGCTACTCGACAGTCTTCTTCTGCGGCTCGGAACACGGGTCGATGGGCTTCGGCGCCTACGCCCGTTCGGCGGGGATCGAGCGCCTCGTGAGCCGCGAAGACTACGAGGCGCGCCACGGCAAGGGGGACTTCGACGGCTACTGGGGCATCTGGGACGAAGAGTTCCTGCAATTCGCGGGCGAGGAGCTCGCCTCCTTACACGAACCTTTCTTCGCCTCGCTGTTCACCCTCTCGTCGCACCATCCGTTCGTCGTTCCCGAGCGGTACGCCGCGACGCTTCCGAAGGGCTACACCAGAATCCACCGGGGCGTGGCCTACGACGACATGGCCTTCCGGCGCTTCTTCGAACGGTTCGGCGGCGAAGCGTGGTTCCGCCGCACGATCTTCGTCTTCGTGGCCGACCACGTCTCCTCGGAAAAATTCGCGCCCGACACGCGGGAGTATCCCGGCAACATGCACATCATCGGTTTCCTCTACACGCCCGACGGCGCCCTGCGGGGCGAGGTGGACGACATCGTGCAGCAGCTCGACATCATGCCCACGCTGCTGGGACTCACGGGCAACGACGCCCCCTATTTCGCCTTCGGACGCGACGTGCTGAACGAACCCGGCCGGCCCCGCTGGTCGGTGTCGTACGACGGCCGTTTCCGCGCCCTCACCGACCGGGGCATCGTCTCGTTCGACGACACCGACGACCGGCAGACGCAAGGTCCGCCGGTCTCCGCGGCCGACAGCCTCCCCGGACGCTTCCGGGCGCTGGTGCAGCAGTATTACACCCGTATCGAACAGAAAGACTACACCGTACATGATTGA
- a CDS encoding class I SAM-dependent methyltransferase encodes MEKIRPDLSEVPATLLVPLWARAEEQKRADPLVRDPKSAEILRALDFDFGRFRGGWMSQLGCCVRTAILDREVQAFLSDRPGASVVNLGCGLDARELRMTGYGMWYDLDLPEVIGLRERFFPDTERVRRIACSVLDFGWMDRIAAEGPVLIVAEGLFMYLSGEEVEALLRALGRRFAEAVLLVEMLAPLLVGRNGMHDTVKEAAFRWSLRDSRDFERMADRLRFDREWSYFDEARRRWRYLRLFRRIPWFRRNLNNRIVRLRFG; translated from the coding sequence ATGGAAAAGATCCGACCCGACCTGTCCGAGGTTCCCGCCACCCTGCTCGTGCCCCTTTGGGCCCGTGCCGAAGAGCAGAAACGCGCCGATCCGCTCGTGCGCGACCCGAAATCGGCGGAGATTCTCCGTGCACTCGATTTCGATTTCGGCCGGTTCCGCGGAGGGTGGATGTCGCAACTGGGATGCTGCGTGCGGACGGCGATTCTCGACAGGGAGGTGCAGGCCTTTCTGTCGGACCGTCCCGGGGCCTCGGTGGTCAATCTGGGCTGCGGGCTCGATGCCCGGGAACTGCGCATGACGGGTTACGGCATGTGGTACGACCTCGACCTGCCCGAAGTGATCGGCCTGAGGGAGCGGTTTTTCCCCGATACGGAGCGCGTGCGGCGGATCGCCTGCTCGGTGCTGGATTTCGGATGGATGGACCGGATCGCCGCCGAAGGTCCGGTGCTGATCGTCGCCGAAGGGCTGTTCATGTATCTTTCGGGCGAGGAGGTCGAGGCGCTGCTCCGGGCATTGGGGCGGCGCTTTGCGGAAGCCGTGCTGCTGGTCGAGATGCTGGCTCCGCTGCTGGTCGGTCGCAACGGGATGCACGACACGGTGAAGGAGGCTGCCTTCAGGTGGTCGCTCCGCGACAGCCGCGATTTCGAACGGATGGCCGACCGTCTCCGGTTCGACCGGGAGTGGAGCTATTTCGACGAGGCGCGCCGCCGCTGGCGGTATCTGCGTCTCTTCCGCCGGATTCCGTGGTTCCGGCGTAACTTGAACAACCGGATCGTCCGGCTCCGTTTCGGTTGA
- the folD gene encoding bifunctional methylenetetrahydrofolate dehydrogenase/methenyltetrahydrofolate cyclohydrolase FolD: protein MIISGKELSARLKAEMAEKVKDFPAKYGRVPHLVVILVGEDPASVSYVTGKAKASAEVGIRNTTIRKPETIAEEELLGIIAGLNADPEVDGILVQLPLPKHIDEEKVIAAIDKAKDVDGFHPLNVAALWQKQPCTLPCTPKGIVKMLKAAGVEIAGKRAVVVGRSNIVGLPVSKLLLDENATVTVTHSRTRDLGEVTRGAEILVVAIGRPKFVTADMVSEGAVVIDVGVNRDPETGRLCGDVDFAAVEPKAAVITPVPGGVGPMTICCLMENTIECFLRRM from the coding sequence ATGATAATCAGCGGAAAAGAGTTGTCGGCCCGGTTGAAGGCCGAGATGGCGGAGAAGGTGAAGGACTTTCCCGCGAAATACGGGCGTGTGCCGCATCTGGTGGTGATTCTCGTGGGCGAGGACCCCGCCAGCGTGAGTTATGTGACGGGCAAGGCCAAGGCTTCGGCCGAGGTGGGGATTCGCAACACGACGATCCGCAAGCCCGAGACGATCGCCGAGGAGGAGCTGCTCGGAATCATCGCCGGACTGAACGCCGACCCGGAGGTGGACGGGATTCTGGTGCAGTTGCCGCTGCCGAAGCATATCGACGAGGAGAAGGTGATCGCCGCCATCGACAAGGCGAAGGACGTGGACGGTTTCCATCCGCTCAATGTGGCGGCGTTGTGGCAGAAACAGCCCTGCACGCTGCCCTGCACGCCGAAGGGGATCGTCAAGATGCTGAAGGCCGCGGGCGTGGAGATCGCCGGCAAGCGAGCCGTGGTGGTCGGGCGCAGCAATATCGTGGGGCTGCCCGTTTCGAAACTGCTGCTGGACGAGAACGCCACGGTGACGGTGACGCACAGCCGGACGCGCGACCTCGGGGAGGTGACGCGCGGGGCGGAGATTCTGGTGGTGGCGATCGGGCGTCCGAAGTTCGTCACAGCCGACATGGTGTCCGAGGGCGCCGTGGTGATCGACGTGGGCGTGAACCGCGATCCGGAGACGGGACGGCTGTGCGGCGACGTCGATTTCGCTGCCGTGGAGCCGAAGGCCGCGGTCATTACGCCCGTGCCGGGCGGCGTCGGGCCGATGACGATCTGCTGCCTGATGGAGAATACGATCGAGTGTTTCCTGCGGCGCATGTAG
- a CDS encoding GNAT family N-acetyltransferase, protein MIEFRPIRLEDRPVIERYTMPSGICNCDLAFANMFCWQSVYHSAWAEIDGFLVIRFHIDGGERIGYMQPVGKGDFGPIVPLLREDAHAHGQRLRIIGLTDEGCETIRRMHAGQFAFESDRALEDYVYRADDLRNLTGRRYQPKRNHINRFTAEYPDHRYEELTPDRFDECMALEREWRRAHEGHTSELCAEQRAMHLAFRHFGELGLTGGCLYVGDRLAAFTYGSAVNDHTFDTHVEKADTSFDGAFTVINKLFAQHLPGRFTLINREEDLGINGLRQAKLSYHPAFLQHKFTAIRLHPDELACKELWQKAFGDEESFIDSFLIRYYSRRRMLTAECEGRTAAMLHLVPFDTELGRTTYIYGVATDPAFRGRGLAARLLGEAVRLIDERGDDAAFLIPTPGEEWLRSFYGRFGFEGALPVWFVTYDGFDFGSGDPATDRAMIRRRDSAAPPPETLTATCTL, encoded by the coding sequence ATGATTGAATTCCGGCCCATCCGGCTCGAAGACCGCCCCGTCATCGAGCGATATACGATGCCTTCGGGCATCTGCAACTGCGACCTCGCCTTCGCCAACATGTTCTGCTGGCAGTCGGTTTACCACAGCGCATGGGCCGAAATCGACGGGTTCCTCGTCATCCGGTTCCATATCGACGGCGGCGAACGGATCGGCTACATGCAGCCCGTGGGCAAGGGCGACTTCGGTCCGATCGTCCCCCTGCTGCGCGAGGACGCCCACGCCCACGGGCAGCGGCTCCGGATCATCGGCCTCACGGACGAGGGCTGCGAAACGATCCGCCGCATGCACGCCGGGCAATTCGCCTTCGAATCGGACCGTGCGCTGGAGGACTACGTGTACCGCGCCGACGACCTGCGCAACCTCACGGGACGCCGCTACCAGCCCAAGCGCAACCACATCAACCGCTTCACGGCCGAGTACCCCGACCACCGCTACGAAGAGCTGACGCCCGACCGCTTCGACGAATGCATGGCGCTCGAACGCGAATGGCGCCGGGCGCACGAAGGACACACTTCGGAGCTATGCGCCGAGCAGCGGGCCATGCACCTGGCGTTTCGCCATTTCGGGGAGCTGGGGCTGACCGGAGGCTGCCTCTACGTCGGCGACCGCCTGGCCGCCTTCACCTACGGTTCGGCGGTGAACGACCATACGTTCGACACGCACGTCGAAAAGGCCGACACCTCGTTCGACGGGGCTTTCACGGTCATCAACAAGCTCTTCGCGCAACACCTCCCCGGACGCTTCACGCTCATCAACCGCGAGGAGGACCTCGGCATCAACGGCCTGCGGCAGGCCAAACTCTCCTACCACCCGGCGTTCCTCCAGCACAAGTTCACGGCCATCCGCCTGCATCCCGACGAACTGGCATGCAAGGAGTTGTGGCAGAAGGCCTTCGGCGACGAGGAGTCCTTCATCGACTCCTTCCTCATCCGCTATTACAGCCGGCGGAGAATGCTCACGGCCGAGTGCGAAGGGCGCACGGCGGCGATGCTCCACCTCGTGCCGTTCGACACGGAACTGGGCCGCACGACCTACATCTACGGCGTGGCCACCGACCCCGCATTCCGGGGCCGCGGCCTCGCCGCACGGCTGCTCGGCGAAGCCGTGCGCCTGATCGACGAACGCGGCGACGACGCGGCTTTCCTGATCCCCACGCCGGGCGAGGAATGGCTCCGCAGCTTCTACGGCCGTTTCGGGTTCGAAGGCGCGCTGCCCGTGTGGTTCGTCACGTACGACGGATTCGACTTCGGATCGGGCGACCCGGCGACGGACCGCGCGATGATCCGGCGGCGGGATTCCGCCGCACCGCCGCCCGAAACGCTCACGGCGACCTGCACACTGTAA